In the genome of Streptomyces fagopyri, the window GGGGCGGTCCTCCCGCCCCCCGGCGGGGCCCGGTGGCTCCGGTGCCGGGACGGCTCGGTGACCGTCTGTCCCGCCGACTCTCGTGGGGAGCGGTCGTGCCGGACAATGGCGGTGTGCTGGAGATGACGCGCGAGGAGTTCGAGGAACTGGTCGCCGAGTCGTTGGACCGGATTCCGCCGGAGCTGACACGGCTGATGGACAACGTGGCGGTGTTCGTCGAGGACGAGCCCGACCCGTCCGACCCGGGGCTGCTCGGGCTCTACGAGGGGACTCCGCTGACCGATCGCGGGGAGTGGTACGCGGGGGTGCTGCCGGACCGGATCACGATCTACCGGGGACCGACCCTGCGGATGTGCGCGACCCGGGAGGACGTGATCGCGGAGACCGAGGTGACCGTGGTGCACGAGATCGCCCACCACTTCGGGATCGACGACGAGCGGTTGCACGCGCTCGGATACGGGTGAGCCGTCCGGCGGGCGGGCGTCCTGCCGCGTGTCCTCTTGCGGGCGGCGGGAGTTGGGCAGGGGGACCCGCCGAACTTCCCCGGGCTCTCGGCAGCGATCGAGCAGGGGAGACCCCACCCGGAGGTGGCTGCCCGTGCGCGCCCTGTACGTACCCGTCCGTCTGGCCGCCACGGTCATCGTCGTAGCGGCCGCCGCCGGCTGCATGAGCGTGGGTGACGACGCGGGCCACCCCGAGCCCGCGCACTCCGCCGGGCACCACGGGGCCGGGGCACGGGGCGGGGGATCCGCGGGGGGCGGGGGCGGGGGCGGGTTCCACGGGGGGACGGGGGCGAAGGGGGGTGCCCCCGACCGGCCCGGCGAGTCACGGTCCGGGACGGCGTCCGCGTCGGCGTCGGCGTCGGGTGCGGCGAAGCCGTCCGGCGGAGCGAGCGGGAGCGGGGACGGGAAGGGCCGGCCGGCCGGGCCCGGTCCGTCCGGCGGTGTGCCGAGTCCCACACGCGCGACGTCCGATCCGACACCGCCGCCCCCGCCTCCGCCGCCGCCCTCGTCGCCGTCCCCCGAGCCGAGCACGGCGGAGCCGTCGTCGTCCGCGCACGAGCAGGCCACCCAGATGCTGAACCGGGAGCCGGCGCCGCGGGCCGGGGATCCGGTCCGGCGCAACCGGTGGTGGTGAGGACGCGAGCGGGCCGGTACGAGGAGGAGGCGGCGGGGCGGACGGGGAGCGGCGGGAGGAAGTGTCGGGCGAGAGACGGGAAAAGGGTGGGGTGAGGGGGCCGGGAATAGGTTCGGAGACGGGGATGTTCCTCTCCCTGTACGCGCCTGACCTGGCTCTTCGCGGTCAGTTTGCCTTCAGGGGTGAGGGGTGCGTATGGTAGTAGATCGTTTGATCCCATTTGCCCGGCGCCAACGCAGAGAGCGCCGCGTGGCGCGTACTCTCCCTTGCCGTGGCCGGACCGCATAGAGGCGGTCGATTGCGACTTCACGGAGTTTGGGCGCGTGCCGAAGAACTCCGGAAGGTTCGCATTTCGCATGTCTGTTTCCAGTACTGATCACGTCGTCGTGCCCGAGAACAACGAGGGCGACAACATCGAGGGCGCCCAGGCCGCTGTCGAGACCGTGGAGGCCGTCGAGGCCACCGAGTCCGCCGCTGCCGCCCCCGAGATCACCTTCGCCTCCCTCGGTCTGCCCGAGGGCGTCGTCCGCAAGCTCGCTCAGAACGGCGTGACCAGCCCGTTCCCGATCCAGGCCGCGACCATCCCGGACGCCCTGGCCGGCAAGGACATCCTCGGCCGCGGCCGCACCGGCTCCGGCAAGACCCTCTCCTTCGGTCTGCCGACCCTGGCGCGGCTCGCGGGCGGCCACACCGAGAAGAAGAAGCCGCGCGCCGTCATCCTCACCCCGACCCGTGAGCTGGCCATGCAGGTGGCCGACGCGCTCCAGCCCTACGGCGACGTCCTCGGCCTGAAGATGAAGGTCGTCTGCGGCGGTACGTCGATGGGCAACCAGATCTACGCCCTGGAGCGCGGCGTCGACGTCCTCGTCGCCACCCCGGGCCGTCTGCGCGACATCATCAACCGCGGCGCCTGCTCGCTGGAGAACACCCAGATCGCCGTCCTCGACGAGGCCGACCAGATGTCGGACCTGGGCTTCCTGCCCGAGGTCACCGAGCTGCTCGACCAGATCCCGGCCGGCGGCCAGCGCATGCTGTTCTCCGCCACGATGGAGAACGAGATCTCCACGCTGGTCAAGCGCTACCTGACCAACCCGGTCACGCACGAGGTCGACAGCGCCCAGGGCAACGTCACGACCATGTCGCACCACATCCTCATCGTGAAGCCCAAGGACAAGGCGCCGGTCACCGCCGCGATCGCCTCCCGCAAGGGCCGCACGATCATCTTCGTCCGCACCCAGCTGGGCGCCGACCGCATCGCCGAGCAGCTGCGCGACGCCGGTGTGAAGGCCGACGCGCTGCACGGCGGCATGACGCAGGGCGCCCGCACCCGGACGCTGGCCGACTTCAAGGACGGTTACGTCAACGCGCTCGTCGCGACCGACGTCGCCGCCCGCGGCATCCACGTCGACGGCATCGACCTGGTCCTGAACGTGGACCCGGCCGGTGACCACAAGGACTACCTGCACCGCTCCGGCCGCACCGCCCGCGCCGGCCGCTCCGGCACCGTCGTGTCGCTGTCGCTGCCGCACCAGCGCCGTCAGATCTTCCGGCTGATGGAGGACGCGGGCGTCGACGCCGCGCGTCACATCATCAACTCCGGTACGGCCTTCGAGCCCGAGGTCGCCGAGATCACCGGCGCCCGGTCGATGACCGAGGTCCAGGCGCAGTCCGCGGGCGACGCCGCCCAGCAGGCTGAGCGCGAGGTCACGCAGCTCACCAAGGAGCTGGAGCGCGCGCAGCGTCGTGCCGCCGAGCTGCGCGGTGAGGCCGACCGTCTGGTCGCCCGTGCCGCGCGTGAGCGCGGCGAGGACCCGGAGACCGCGGTCGCCGCGGCCGCGGAGGCCGTGGTCGAGCAGGCCGCGGCGGAGGCTCCCGCCGAGGTGCCGGCCGCCGTGTCCGAGCAGCCCGCGGAGCGTCCGGCCTACGAGCAGTCGCGTCCGCGCCGTGACGAGCGGGGCAACTACGAGCGTCGTGACAACGACCGTGGCGGCTTCCGCCGGGACAACGACCGTGGCGGTTTCAACCGCGACGACCGTGGCGCCCGCCGGGACGACCGTGGCGGCGACCGTGGTGGCTTCCGCCGCGACAACGACCGTCGGGACGACCGTGGCGGCCGTTCCTTCGAGCGTCGTGACGACAACCGCGGTGGCGGCTTCAACCGTGACAACCGTGGCGGTGGCTTCAACCGCGACGACCGTGGCGGCCGTTCTTTCGAGCGTCGTGACGACAACCGTGGCGGTGGCTTCAACCGCGACGACCGCGGTGGCCGTTCTTTCGAGCGTCGTGACGACAACCGTGGTGGCGGTTTCAACCGCGACGACCGCGGTGGCCGTTCTTTCGAGCGTCGTGACGACAACCGCGGTGGCGGTTTCAACCGCGATGACCGCGGTGGCCGTTCTTTCGAGCGTCGTGACGACAACCGCGGTGGCCACCGGGGCAGCGACCGTCCCTTCAACCGTGACCGTCAGGGCGACCGCCCCACGGGCGGCGGCTTCCGCTCCGGCGGCCACGACCGCCCGCAGGGCCGTCGTGACGACCACCGCACGACGGGCACCGGCACCGGCACCGGCTCCTTCCGCCGTGACGAGAAGCCGCGCTGGAAGCGCAACGGCTGACCGTCGCTGACCTGATCAACCGATGTGGCCCCCACCCGAGTTCGGGTGGGGGCCACATCGCTGTCCGGGCCCGCCTGCGGCGAAAAAACGCACGTTCGACGGTCAACTCTCTGTATGATCGGCCGACTTGCGTGCGGGGGATGCGGCGGCCGGGGGCCGGGCCGACATCTGGGACGGCTTTGCCTCTCCGCACTGTTCCGGGAGGGGACCCTTGCTTCACCATGCCTCAGTCCGACATGCCCGAGTGAGACGCGTCGCCGTCGCCACCGCCGCGTCGGCGGCGCTCGCCGGCGGTCTGATCCCGCTGCTGCCGGCGTCCGCGTCCGCGGTGGGGGCGGCTCAGGAGACGGTGGTTCCGGCCACGCAGCGGAGCACCTACACGTCGGCGGCGCTCTTCAACGGTTCGACCTACGGGGGGCACGACGGTGCGGGCGCGCGGGGGGTCTTCCACCGGCTGGAGGGATACTCCGGGCTGGTCTGGACGCGCTACGCGGACGGGGTGTCCGTACCGGTGAAGCAGCCGGCGGGCGTCCTCGGCACCTGGGGCACGGGCAGTGACGTCCTGGCCTACCGCTACGAGAACCGTCGGGTCGACCTGTGGGACGCCACCGACGGGTCCACGCGCACCGTCCAGCCGCCCGCGGGCATGGGCCTGTTCACCGCGTACGGCGATCTGGCGATCGGGTACCGCGTCGTCACCGCCGAGGACGGCAGGACCAGCAAGGAGATGCACCTGCTGTTCCCCGAGCCGGAC includes:
- a CDS encoding metallopeptidase family protein encodes the protein MLEMTREEFEELVAESLDRIPPELTRLMDNVAVFVEDEPDPSDPGLLGLYEGTPLTDRGEWYAGVLPDRITIYRGPTLRMCATREDVIAETEVTVVHEIAHHFGIDDERLHALGYG
- a CDS encoding DEAD/DEAH box helicase — translated: MSVSSTDHVVVPENNEGDNIEGAQAAVETVEAVEATESAAAAPEITFASLGLPEGVVRKLAQNGVTSPFPIQAATIPDALAGKDILGRGRTGSGKTLSFGLPTLARLAGGHTEKKKPRAVILTPTRELAMQVADALQPYGDVLGLKMKVVCGGTSMGNQIYALERGVDVLVATPGRLRDIINRGACSLENTQIAVLDEADQMSDLGFLPEVTELLDQIPAGGQRMLFSATMENEISTLVKRYLTNPVTHEVDSAQGNVTTMSHHILIVKPKDKAPVTAAIASRKGRTIIFVRTQLGADRIAEQLRDAGVKADALHGGMTQGARTRTLADFKDGYVNALVATDVAARGIHVDGIDLVLNVDPAGDHKDYLHRSGRTARAGRSGTVVSLSLPHQRRQIFRLMEDAGVDAARHIINSGTAFEPEVAEITGARSMTEVQAQSAGDAAQQAEREVTQLTKELERAQRRAAELRGEADRLVARAARERGEDPETAVAAAAEAVVEQAAAEAPAEVPAAVSEQPAERPAYEQSRPRRDERGNYERRDNDRGGFRRDNDRGGFNRDDRGARRDDRGGDRGGFRRDNDRRDDRGGRSFERRDDNRGGGFNRDNRGGGFNRDDRGGRSFERRDDNRGGGFNRDDRGGRSFERRDDNRGGGFNRDDRGGRSFERRDDNRGGGFNRDDRGGRSFERRDDNRGGHRGSDRPFNRDRQGDRPTGGGFRSGGHDRPQGRRDDHRTTGTGTGTGSFRRDEKPRWKRNG